The Chanos chanos chromosome 3, fChaCha1.1, whole genome shotgun sequence genome segment CTGAAATTTATCACGATTTCAGTCCATATGGataattatttatcattttactaacatattttaataattacCAGGAGAAAAAAGGTTGAATTTAACAACTTTATTTTGTACGACGGACTATTAGGGTCACATTAAGGGGAAAGAAATCTGAGATTCCGAGAATAAGGTCGTGATATTACAAGAATAATGTCGTAATTGAAAGAAAAGtcatattacgagaataaagtcgtaatgtaatgagaataaagtcatatttcGACAaaaaaagtcgtaatattattagaaaaaatcataatattacgagaataaaatcgtaacaAAAGAAGCAATTTCCTCCAAATccatgtggttctttcttcggaatagacacagtttcttgcacaatctttgcAAAGTCcagatacttatgataatgtggtgctgaagTGCCTAAAGATTAAGTGTTTCATTCTTTCTGAAACTtgaagtataacttcacaagatgctccacgtttctcattttaacgcaagcggcaggctgctcctctgacattgcccctctaaaataacacgtagcctaaaattacttTACTTTACCTTCTTACTTtgttctcataatattatgactttttttctctaaaattacgactttattctcgtattATCAAtacttgtaaaattacaactttattctcgtaatattacgactcgaaatctcagaatttaaCTACCTTACTTTTATCAACAATCTCCACACCGTCTGCACTGATATTCCTCCTCCAGGTTGTTGTGTCACATTTTGATGGTGCATCTGAACAATACACCTGTTAAATGACTGGCTGTTTGCGTGTCACTCGTAGCAAGCTCCATTATCAAGGGACATGATTGTCATGTGAGGGCGCTGTCCTGGGactactttgtgtgtgtatctgtatgcgCATTGATTAAGGGGTAGGCTGTATGTAGTGTTGTGCAAGATACGGGCAGTTAGTTCCGATCTGTCAAGGTGATTGATGAGTTGTGTCAATAAAACGTCTGAAGTATTGAATAACGCCATCCCAATTTTGTTCATCAAATAACAACGTGAACAACGATAGGCTGTTTGTGAGCCAGGGAGGGAATATGATTTGGGTTTGTTCATGTGACCgaactttgtgtatttgtgatgtgCTTTCCTGGCGGTTTGCTTTAAGTGAAACTATCGAACATTCTATCGAACAATTTTCTTACTGCTGTTGATGGAGTGTCTATCGCTGTACATATTGCTATCGTTTTATGGCCCCGGACTTATATACAGTTTattcaatttgaaaaaaaaagttatcagcCAATCATTTCTTTTATACTTTTTGGTTGTGGGTTTTAGGGTTTTAGTGGGTTTTAGGGCAGTCaacctgaaaaaaataaaaagtaatgtGAATTGAACATTCAGTGTTGTACATTTAAGGAAATACTACtcagttctgaaatgttttgacatttgacaaTAAATGTAAGGGAACAGCACGGGAACACTGTTGGCAGCCCCGGGTCTGcactgaattgattttaataactttaattttGGCCtgcttgaaatgtgcactgtgcaactgtattatctTATccaggaaaatacaagtatctgCCAATCGGGATTCGGTAttggcagatactcaatattaaattaCTCAGAtcgggatcgggggcaaaaaacTTGATTGGGACatccctaatacacacacacacacacacacacacacacacacatatatatatattcaccaCAAAATTCACTGTGCTTGTGTGAACCTGCTTTTCCTATGAAAACATGCTATGTATTTTTCCAAAGCAGGGCTCATTTTTCAGTAGTCTTATGGtcatcacaaatacacatttaatgtAGGAGAACAGTTCTGATTAGAAAATACCACAACTACCATAATAGAAGTTTCTCTTTTATACTGGCAGCTGTGGTTACCAAAAATGTGCCTTACAAATATGTTGCCACATTAGGGAATACACTCAGAAACTCATGACCAGTAACAggatttatctgtgtttttatatctgtatatatctgGGTATTAAACAGCTTCATTCCTCACTTCTGAAAACAATCCCACCACATACTCcaccaaaaaagaaagttgCATGTAAAGTTTTTATTACTTTAAAGGATATTTGCAAAGTGTGGTTGATTTAACTGAGTCTCTCAAGTGCACTATAGAACACCTGaagatgaattaaaaaataaacttactGTTATCCTtccagaaaacaacagacaagAGGCACGCCCAGATTATTAACTCTTCATTTCTGACtataaagaggaaaaatgcGGACAAGAAGCTCCGATACAGAGCTCTGATACAGCTACAAGTGATTCTTTAAAAAACCATACAGCATATTCTGCTATAAGATATAATCAGGAACTGCTACAACTAGCATGCCAACTTCTGGCAGTACAACAATGGCATCtgagcaacaaaaaaacaggacatcACTGACCAAACGAATCATTATTTTATTCTGTCATAAACATTTTCCTGGAAAAGGTACAACTTAACTTTGGTGCAGCTAACTGTGTAATTTAAGTTCTTTAGTAGTAGCACTGTACCTCTAGCTATTCTCTCTCCGTTAGTGTTTTCTAATCAGAGTGAAGATTCTGCTAATGTGGTTTTCTTTGTTCAGCTTTGGTGCCATTCTACACAATGAAATTACTAGAATGTACAAAAACAAGTGTCTTGCTAAATACTCATTCACTCTGAGGATGCTCAATTCATACCTTTGCCGCTACTCATGCATTGAGCATACCCACACTGGGTTGCCATTGTTAAAGCTGTACTAACTGCCAGCCAtcagacagatgacagacatgAAAGTAGGAATGTAGTCATTCACAATCAGTACCGGAAATAAATGTAATAGCGGCTTCAAGAGACATGAATTATCATTTACTGTTGTACTAAAGTGCCCAACTCTAACAATTCATGACTGAGTTTACTTTCCACTCTCAAAGATGCAAGCCATCAGTGGTCAAGTGTCAGTCAATCTGTGCCTTTTTTGGGAGATACTACAACAAAACGAAGCAGGTTCTCTCCCCTTATAAGTAAGCAAAAGAAgtataatttattttcttttgattggAGTGACCCTCCAGTTTTTCTCTTGTAATTTGCAATAAGAAATTTGCAATTGCACATCTATTAGAGCAACTGTGTTTCAATGCATTGTGCTTAATCAGAGCAGCAGTTTAAATTTTACAGTCAATCCTGCGTAGAGTTCTAGAGGATGATGCTTTGGTTTCAGATTCTTTTCCAGAGGCAGGTTTATACTGGAGTCTAAATATTCCCAAATCAGAATGTTTGTAATAACAACCTGATACACTGACATTTCCTAAACACAATCATGTCAACAGTGTCTTTCTGATGCAGAGTTAGCCTCCATACATTCGGGATCTTGTGCTCCATCTCCAAATATAACAGGGAAGATTCTTAAAAAATCTAGTTCTGAATGTAGTCGTATTAGTGAAGTTTCAAATTTTCAGTTCTCTAAATTAATCTTAAAGGACTGTTCATACTTAAAAACATTTAACTGCACAACAATGACAAATGTTGCCTCATGTTACAGAAATATTAGGCCTACAattaaaaagacacaaaaggTACTAAGAACCGATTAAATGAACATGTAAACATCCTTAAACATCAACACTTTATTTAGAAATCCATTACAAAATTTGGCAATCAGAAGCACAATAACAATACTGgccattttaaaaaacaatcaaTTCGTTGGTTCAGGCCTGCTCCCCCTATGCAGAATTAGCTTGAGAACTGTTGCTTAATCATTACAAATCTGATAAAGTCCCAACATTTGAGAGATGGTTAAGAAAACTAGAGATTACTTCACATTTAGATAAagttcttttcacttttcaaacaAGTAGGGAATTTTTTTATATGATTTAGCAACCAGTTATTGACTTAATAACCCATACCTTTGAATATCCATCATTGCATGTGCTTTGATGTATCTGTAAAACAATCTAAACCTGTGACTGACTTCTACTCATTTTAAtactcctctccttcctcctctccctcgcCTTCAATGGAATCAACACCAACCTCTTCATAATCTTTCTCCAGAGCTGCCATATCCTCTCTGGCCTCAGAGAACTCTCCCTCCTCCATACCCTCACCCACATACCAGTGCACAAAGGCACGCTTGGCATACATCAGATCAAATTTGTGATCCAGTCGTGCCCAGGCTTCGGCAATAGCCGTGGTGTTGCTCAACATGCACACAGCCCTCTGCACCTTGGCCAGGTCTCCACCAGGAACCACAGTGGGGGGCTGGTAGTTGATACCAACCTTGAAACCAGTGGGACACCAGTCCACAAACTGGATGGTACGCTTGGTCTTGATGGTGGCGATGGCAGCATTCACATCTTTGGGCACTACGTCACCGCGGTACAACAGGCAGCAAGCCATGTACTTGCCGTGACGAGGGTCGCATTTGaccatctgattggctggctcaAAGCAAGCATTAGTGATTTCGGCCACTGAGAGCTGCTCATGGTAAGCTTTCTCAGCGGAGATCACTGGAGCGTACGTAGCCAGTGGGAAATGGATACGGGGATAGGGCACCAAGTTGGTCTGGAACTCGGTCAGATCAACATTCAGGGCACCATCAAAGCGGAGGGAGGCTGTGATTGAGGACACAATCTGACTGATGAGCCTGTTAAGATTGGTGTATGTAGGGCGCTCAATGTCTAGGTTTCTACGGCAAATGTCGTAAATAGCCTCATTGTCCACCATGAAGGCACAGTCAGAGTGCTCCAGGGTGGTGTGGGTGGTCAGGATGGAGTTGTAAGGCTCTACTACAGCTGTAGACACCTGGGGAGCTGGGTAGATGGAGAACTCCAGCTTGGACTTCTTGCCATAGTCAACAGACAGGCGCTCCATCAGCAGGGAGGTGAAACCAGAGCCGGTGCCACCTCCAAAGCTGTGAAAGACCAGGAAACCCTGCAGACCTGTGCACTGGTCAGCCTGTGGAGGGAACAATGGATTTTAGCCAATGCAAAGAAGCATCGTTCAAACAATTGTTCCGTTTGCTGCATCGAGAACATCTGAGATACCCACCAGTTTGCGAATCCTGTCCAACACCAGGTCAATGAGCTCTTTGCCAATGGTGTAGTGACCACGAGCATAATTGTTTGCAGCATCCTCTTTTCCCGTGATCAGTTGCTCAGGGTGGAACAACTGGCGGTAGGTTCCAGTGCGGACTTcgtctgagaagaaaaagacagtgagGAGTTGCAGTGAGAGCTGAAGAGGAGTGAGCTAAGAGGACTCCACGGTTTAAGATTCTTGTAAAGCTCGTGTAGCATTAAAACCCATTTCCCTTAAAGAAGCATCATTTACCAATGACAGTGGGCTCCAGGtccacaaacacagccctggGCACATGCTTTCCAGCCCCAGTCTCACTGAAGAAGGTGTTGAAGGAGTCGTCCCCCCCTCCGATGGTCTTGTCACTAGGCATCTGCCCATCCGGCTGAATGCCATGCTCAAGACAGTAAAGCTCCCAGCAGGCGTTGCCAATCTGGACACCAGCCTGACCCACGTGGATGGAGATGCACTCacgctggagagagaaaacaaggatGGCAGAATGAGGCCACTAATATGAGCAAAATATTTACAGACTCAGCTATCCATCACATTTTATGTAAAAGGACTGGTAGATTTTACGCATTGTAGTATTTCATAGGGACAGCAGTCCAACGTATTTTCCAAAGAGCATGCAGGGAATAAAATACAAGCACAACATTGACACAAGTCCTGGTGACGCCCAGAATGAATCAGGTTGCACAGTCACTCTCTGCCTGGAATGAGGCAGCATAAGCTGTCCTGTGGGAAAGCCCCACCCATACTGCAGACTGCAGAGTCTGACCTGCTGGACACGGTGATGGTGCAGAGAAACACTGATGGATTGTACCACTTAAGCTCTCTACCCTCCTCTCTTTAACCCATTTTCCTTCCACTACTGAATGTCAAACAGGCCATTTTACATAGCCAAGATGCTTGCTGTCACTGGTGGACTGACAGTTTAGGaagaacacaaaacaatcaGCAGCTGTCTAGGAGAGACTCATTCTTTGATTAGCCACCGAAAGGGGTCTTGGTGTCTTTAAGGAGGACAACTGCATTTGATTAACTATGACCACAGTCACTGTGAAATACTGACAAAGCCTGTTGTTTCCAATCACATACATTTAACAGATGAGATGGAGATTCTCAAAAAGTGTTGAGTAATGGCATAAACTAACGTGCCCTGAAGGGTTTTCGTCGTTTGAGGAGTTTCCATTGAAACTCATGTTACATCCCTGGAGAATCAGGAGCAGCTGCCATACAGAACAGAAATAGTTTGCCACGCCATACACAAGGTTCAGCAGACAGCTGTGACTGCTGTCCACACCCAGTCTGATTCTCCACCAAATACAAGGAGAGTTTTACATACATTTATGACAGACATTCTACACCATGCAATTCTGCCCTCATCTTAATCAGAATACATAATTGAACATTACATGCAATACATCTTCAGCTACTGAATTGTATGATTTGACACAGGTGAaagaccttttctctctctcacaacatACATATCTATTTTATGACCTATTGTAGCCTGTAAAAACTGATTTAGAGTATTGTGTATGTGCTGTGAAACGTGCGTaaagtgtaattgtaatacgaTAGCCCGACAAGGCACATTTTGATGTGACTGATGGGTTTAATACGAGCACTAGAAATCATGCAAAAATATCGccacagagaaacataaacatgaaaaaactataatttcagaaaatattttgGAAGATACTGGAGCAAATGGTTAGCAGAAAATACGCAACATCCTTTCGGACACTGCAGTGGGGGGGAAAAGCGCGCTGCTACAGAGACTTGCTGACCAAATAATTCTTCTTTGTGGGGTACAAGACCAATTTGTCACTGCACGATGTGCCCAAGGGAGTTAATCCAAATCCAAATTGCATCATAAAATAATAACTAAAAACTACATTACTCACCATTTTCTGGGTAGTTGATTGTACAatggagaatgaaaaaaatgtttttagaaatattaatttctAGGAGCGGTTCTGCGCACTAGCAATAGGGCAATGTATGCTTCTCGGTAACCGCTTGAAGAGGCGGAGTACGGCGGCGTCAGTGATGTCACATTTGAAGCCGGGCGGTTGCAGCATTACCAACAGGCAAAATTGGTCACGTCTCTCCAAACGAGCAATTTGTTAGGAAAATAATTCTTTGTAAATGTTACAATTACTGCGCTATAATACACGATTATTTCAACATAGCAATGAGAAAAACTAGTGTGGGTGAGAAATTAAGCTTCATAAATTGTTCCCTTCAACCAATACACCACTTTTAGTGAGAGCATCACTGTTGCTTTGGCTATCAGTAGTAATCAAATGTAATTGATTAAATATTTTCGAAGAAGAAACGAAGAGGTTAGCAGTGAACAGAAGATACACTGcattatgatttttaaaattaatttatttactaTATATTTATGCATCACTGGGATGTTTTGTTGGACATCAAAATGTGTTGTTATAATCAGATAAATTCCAGTACAGTGTTTGTCCAGGTGGTGTTGACACACATTACAAGGCCTGCACAAGCTTGCCTAAACATTCTTAGTCAGTATAGTGTGTGACTAGGGTTGCCACCTTTTATGTGGAGAAATAAGGGACGTCCCTCAAGATCCCCCCCGCAAGTCCTAGCTCAGGTTTTGTTTAACAGCGTGACGGTGTGATATACATGTGTACAGCTGTTACCTGTACAGGAGGCGTCATTAATTGGATTGAAAATGTGTATGGATTAGGCTGCTAAATACAAAAGGACACTgtgaatcctttttttctgagttagaaaaaaaaacacatttttaaaagtgtatcaTGTTTATGGCTTATACTGGATAGACTggtaggtttatttatttagttgttttaaattgtacgttgtcatatttatataatgtatcatatttatgaattataaaataaataactatctTAATCTTCAACCCAAAATCTAAGAGATTGAATGGAATATCAGGATGATATTTGCACTGATTATTGCCTAGCTATTTGTATTGGTTACTGTGtagtttttacctcttttggagGGGCACAAGTCTTAattgag includes the following:
- the LOC115808190 gene encoding tubulin alpha-1B chain-like, producing MPSDKTIGGGDDSFNTFFSETGAGKHVPRAVFVDLEPTVIDEVRTGTYRQLFHPEQLITGKEDAANNYARGHYTIGKELIDLVLDRIRKLADQCTGLQGFLVFHSFGGGTGSGFTSLLMERLSVDYGKKSKLEFSIYPAPQVSTAVVEPYNSILTTHTTLEHSDCAFMVDNEAIYDICRRNLDIERPTYTNLNRLISQIVSSITASLRFDGALNVDLTEFQTNLVPYPRIHFPLATYAPVISAEKAYHEQLSVAEITNACFEPANQMVKCDPRHGKYMACCLLYRGDVVPKDVNAAIATIKTKRTIQFVDWCPTGFKVGINYQPPTVVPGGDLAKVQRAVCMLSNTTAIAEAWARLDHKFDLMYAKRAFVHWYVGEGMEEGEFSEAREDMAALEKDYEEVGVDSIEGEGEEEGEEY